The Ornithodoros turicata isolate Travis unplaced genomic scaffold, ASM3712646v1 ctg00000857.1, whole genome shotgun sequence genome has a window encoding:
- the LOC135375340 gene encoding uncharacterized protein LOC135375340 isoform X1 translates to MYAHVKYLDNAEAILPVTMIKNFHPRDVNDVVSSPKEVFWTDGQVRGYYKGRITLLRETKAEMITALNRMRKAIPVIFDESLFDDPPTQASQELSTREKRANARTAHNKELRQILDGNSSKEETVPKHLLDEAREEAVQLKVELQVLRGELREERDMCKRLQETLLEKIDTVFKAQQQCSCTMTSSVSNTEVHPGTFTNLQSALRCVSENLMTEPPQAFNEEPYFSTAQPTKQLGSTAAVELLTNLSVQSSVPVQGPSAQSFFGPQVQEQVPVQEPCTKETTWESTIRTEDTAMCASSGQQADLGDGVYIPQDKLDMAMLSSTDSIFVREIARSLWAPEELQGRSVTGKPCQRYLKQGIKAKRALTPRKVGALKRCFQRYASQNNCRKGRSLTERLDLVNSHLADFLKRM, encoded by the exons ATGTATGCACATGTGAAGTATCTTGACAATGCGGAAGCGATTTTGCCCGTGACAATGATCAAAAACTTTCACCCACGAGACGTAAACGACGTCGTGTCATCCCCAAAAGAGGTATTTTGGACTGACGGTCAAGTGCGTGGATATTACAAGGGGCGGATCACTCTGCTTCGCG AAACAAAGGCCGAGATGATTACAGCATTAAACCGGATGAGAAAAGCAATTCCTGTCATCTTCGATGAGAGTTTATTTGATGATCCACCCACTCAG GCATCTCAGGAGCTCTCTACGCGAGAAAAGCGAGCAAATGCACGGACTGCCCACAACAAGGAACTCAGACAGATCCTTGACGGGAACAGCTCCAAAGAAGAGACTGTTCCTAAGCACCTTCTTGATGAAGCGCGAGAGGAAGCTGTGCAATTGAAAGTGGAACTGCAGGTCTTGAGAGGAGAACTTCGTGAAGAGAGAGATATGTGCAAACGTCTCCAAGAAACTCTCCTCGAGAAAATTG ACACAGTCTTCAAGGCACAACAGCAATGTTCGTGCACCATGACGTCATCAGTGTCAAACACCGAAGTGCACCCTGGGACGTTCACAAATCTGCAGAGTGCACTGCGATGCGTGAGTGAAAACTTGATGACTGAACCT CCTCAAGCATTTAATGAGGAGCCATACTTCTCGACTGCACAGCCAACCAAGCAACTTGGCAGCACTGCAGCAGTAGAACTG TTGACAAATTTAAGTGTCCAAAGCTCGGTTCCAGTACAGGGGCCTTCCGCGCAAAGCTTTTTTGGACCACAG GTGCAAGAACAGGTACCAGTGCAGGAGCCGTGCACAAAGGAAACCACATGGGAGAGCACAATCAGGACAGAAGACACTGCCATGTGCGCATCTTCAGGACAACAG GCCGATCTTGGTGACGGTGTATACATACCACAGGACAAGCTAGACATGGCCATGCTGAGCAGCACAGATTCGATATTTGTGCGGGAAATTGCACGTTCGCTTTGGGCACCGGAGGAGCTTCAGGGGCGTAGTGTCACTGGGAAGCCCTGTCAACGGTACTTGAAACAAGGCATCAAAGCCAAACGTGCTTTGACACCCAGGAAGGTTGGAGCACTAAAAC
- the LOC135375344 gene encoding uncharacterized protein LOC135375344 translates to MATNDAPRNLKKLYMYKGRRFSVPRSTKHYRTRRLCDSTLNATNCMTTDSNSPQMTDQPAEPSTDVRGTGNSLPAGRQNCESDVDDSDYGAALQGQRREEMHAGAYCDPNELDVSHAIDDNVFTSTNSLSGMSADDYCLENYTGPMQVTMDTEQQSSGSTGAPGDIGHEGEDSHPEKSETPADEESLPAFEEAELLAGCLREFGDETLPNSPTTKAEAIAMIMSFAVGHSLTWTCIEDLLKLVNLLFGSDVLPRTKYLLRKLWKPKEEKFVRHHYYCEDCRTLLVQDEETPYLACTTCPKTSEISTLRSSGNFFSILNFHQQLKFVISKNKTALYESLRKTNTSDTATGITDVTNAKLCQKLKQDGIITTNDLTFTFNTDGSPVWNSSKTSVWPIQFIVNELPPQLRFKNCVLAGLWFGKSHPNMTLFLTKFVEEVNNTPPVVWQHNSEVLSSRVFGVCCCVDTPARAMVQNHISFNGFFPCTWCLVCGEYIEGSMRFLSDTPDQERTDSFVRRDMALALEVGTTVNGVKGPSPLMNLPYFDLVWGQTVDYMHCVLLGVTRQITESVLNLCTPSTIAAVNSRLESITPPHCFTRLPRSLNERAYWKASEWRHWLLFYSLPCMLGLVPISTWRHFRKLVEATQILLSVELTAVLLRRADGLLRLFVSRTRDLYGNASMTYNMHQLLHLATTAEKLGPLWAHSAFVFEGGNGALVKTVTAAKGAPFQVIERVAMAQELDIVLSSTSLSRSVTDLCHSMLGYEPLKSFEYINGACMLGASKFVCSFSPAESAALQQLYGTAPCSALEFFRFILKGQVYHSFAYTRANKTDSTVLKVSPGNEFFRIQRVLKVTVNNVERCVLLCKEIIIPEATLVRFPLHIKEAVVCPLASLKAVEIDHVIEPVLFINFPSEERSYVCELPNTIERD, encoded by the exons ATGGCAACAAATGATGCGCCGCGAAATCTCAAGAAACTGTACATGTACAAGGGACGACGTTTCTCAGTTCCACGTTCAACAAAACATTACAGGACAAGGCGGCTTTGTGACAGCACTCTGAATGCTACCAACTGTATGACAACTGACAGCAACAGCCCGCAAATGACAGATCAGCCGGCTGAACCAAGCACCGACGTCCGAGGCACAGGAAATTCTCTACCCGCTGGCCGTCAGAACTGTGAGTCTGATGTGGACGACAGCGACTACGGTGCAGCATTGCAAGGGCAGAGAAGAGAGGAAATGCACGCAGGAGCTTATTGTGACCCCAATGAACTCGACGTCTCACATGCTATAGATGACAATGTTTTTACATCGACGAACAGCCTGTCAGGAATGAGCGCAGACGATTACTGCTTGGAGAATTATACAGGACCCATGCAGGTCACAATGGACACGGAACAGCAAAGCAGTGGATCCACAGGTGCACCAGGCGATATTGGGCACGAGGGGGAAGATAGCCACCCCGAGAAAAGTGAAACGCCAGCTGATGAAGAAAGCCTTCCTGCTTTCGAAGAGGCCGAATTGTTGGCAGGATGCCTGAGAGAGTTCGGTGATGAAACCCTGCCGAATTCGCCCACAACCAAAGCTGAGGCAATTGCCATGATAATGTCGTTTGCTGTAGGCCATAGCCTTACATGGACATGTATAGAAGACCTGCTGAAGCTTGTAAATCTGCTGTTTGGATCAGACGTGCTCCCAAGGACAAAATACCTACTACGAAAGCTGTGGAAACCAAAGGAGGAAAAGTTTGTAAGGCATCATTATTACTGTGAGGACTGCAGGACCCTGCTAGTACAGGATGAAGAAACACCATATTTGGCTTGCACCACTTGTCCCAAGACCAGTGAAATATCAACCCTCAGGAGTTCAGGAAACTTTTTTAGCATCCTCAACTTTCATCAACAGCTGAAATTTGTTAtatcaaaaaacaaaacagcacTTTACGAAAGCCTGAGAAAGACAAATACTTCTGATACTGCAACTGGTATCACTGACGTAACAAATGCGAAACTGTGCCAGAAGTTGAAACAGGATGGTATCATCACAACAAATGACCTAACTTTTACGTTTAACACGGATGGAAGTCCAGTGTGGAATTCATCAAAGACATCTGTATGGCCAATACAGTTCATTGTCAACGAACTGCCACCTCAGCTGAGATTCAAGAATTGTGTGTTGGCTGGACTCTGGTTCGGCAAGTCACACCCCAACATGACGTTGTTCTTGACAAAATTTGTAGAGGAAGTAAACAACACCCCACCAGTTGTCTGGCAACACAATTCTGAGGTGCTGTCGTCGCGTGTCTTCGGGGTGTGCTGCTGTGTCGACACACCTGCCCGTGCCATGGTTCAAAACCACATCTCATTTAATGGCTTCTTCCCTTGCACTTGGTGTCTCGTTTGTGGCGAGTACATAGAAG GTAGCATGAGATTCCTCTCTGATACTCCCGATCAAGAACGAACAGATTCATTTGTGAGGCGGGATATGGCTCTTGCACTGGAGGTGGGCACAACTGTAAATGGTGTGAAGGGCCCATCACCACTGATGAACTTGCCGTACTTCGACTTGGTTTGGGGCCAGACGGTCGATTACATgcattgtgtgctgcttggggttacCAGGCAAATCACAGAATCGGTGCTGAACTTGT GTACTCCATCGACCATTGCAGCGGTTAACAGTCGATTAGAATCGATAACACCACCCCACTGCTTCACGAGATTGCCACGATCATTAAACGAAAGGGCATACTGGAAAGCGAGCGAGTGGCGACATTGGTTGCTCTTCTATAGTCTACCTTGCATGTTGGGCCTCGTACCAATCAGTACATGGCGGCACTTCAGGAAGCTTGTTGAGGCCACCCAGATCCTTCTGTCAGTGGAGCTGACAGCAGTTCTGCTTCGTCGTGCTG ATGGCCTGCTTCGACTTTTTGTCTCACGCACAAGGGACCTCTATGGCAACGCCAGTATGACCTACAATATGCACCAACTCCTCCATCTCGCCACTACAGCAGAGAAACTGGGGCCACTTTGGGCACATTCGGCATTTGTTTTTGAAGGTGGCAACGGTGCTCTTGTAAAAACTGTGACAGCAGCGAAAGGCGCCCCCTTTCAAGTTATTGAACGCGTTGCCATGGCACAGGAGCTTGATATTGTGCTGTCGAGCACATCACTTTCACGCTCCGTTACTGACCTGTGTCACAGCATGCTGGGATACGAGCCTCTGAAGAGCTTTGAATACATCAATGGTGCCTGTATGCTCGGAGCATCCAAATTTGTGTGCAGCTTCTCCCCTGCAGAAAGCGCAGCCCTACAACAGCTGTATGGCACTGCACCTTGCTCAGCTTTGGAATTTTTCCGCTTCATCTTGAAAGGACAAGTGTACCACAGCTTTGCATACACAAGGGCAAACAAGACGGACAGTACAGTTTTAAAAGTGTCTCCTGGAAATGAATTCTTCAGAATCCAAAGGGTTCTGAAAGTCACTGTAAACAATGTTGAAAGATGCGTGTTACTGTGCAAGGAGATAATCATTCCTGAAGCAACGTTAGTGAGGTTTCCACTTCACATCAAAGAGGCTGTTGTGTGCCCACTAGCCAGTCTCAAGGCAGTGGAAATTGATCATGTTATTGAACCAGTGCTCTTTATTAATTTCCCTTCTGAAGAAAGGTCTTATGTATGTGAGCTACCCAACACGATTGAGCGGGACTAA
- the LOC135375340 gene encoding uncharacterized protein LOC135375340 isoform X2 encodes MYAHVKYLDNAEAILPVTMIKNFHPRDVNDVVSSPKEVFWTDGQVRGYYKGRITLLRETKAEMITALNRMRKAIPVIFDESLFDDPPTQASQELSTREKRANARTAHNKELRQILDGNSSKEETVPKHLLDEAREEAVQLKVELQVLRGELREERDMCKRLQETLLEKIDTVFKAQQQCSCTMTSSVSNTEVHPGTFTNLQSALRCVSENLMTEPPQAFNEEPYFSTAQPTKQLGSTAAVELVQEQVPVQEPCTKETTWESTIRTEDTAMCASSGQQADLGDGVYIPQDKLDMAMLSSTDSIFVREIARSLWAPEELQGRSVTGKPCQRYLKQGIKAKRALTPRKVGALKRCFQRYASQNNCRKGRSLTERLDLVNSHLADFLKRM; translated from the exons ATGTATGCACATGTGAAGTATCTTGACAATGCGGAAGCGATTTTGCCCGTGACAATGATCAAAAACTTTCACCCACGAGACGTAAACGACGTCGTGTCATCCCCAAAAGAGGTATTTTGGACTGACGGTCAAGTGCGTGGATATTACAAGGGGCGGATCACTCTGCTTCGCG AAACAAAGGCCGAGATGATTACAGCATTAAACCGGATGAGAAAAGCAATTCCTGTCATCTTCGATGAGAGTTTATTTGATGATCCACCCACTCAG GCATCTCAGGAGCTCTCTACGCGAGAAAAGCGAGCAAATGCACGGACTGCCCACAACAAGGAACTCAGACAGATCCTTGACGGGAACAGCTCCAAAGAAGAGACTGTTCCTAAGCACCTTCTTGATGAAGCGCGAGAGGAAGCTGTGCAATTGAAAGTGGAACTGCAGGTCTTGAGAGGAGAACTTCGTGAAGAGAGAGATATGTGCAAACGTCTCCAAGAAACTCTCCTCGAGAAAATTG ACACAGTCTTCAAGGCACAACAGCAATGTTCGTGCACCATGACGTCATCAGTGTCAAACACCGAAGTGCACCCTGGGACGTTCACAAATCTGCAGAGTGCACTGCGATGCGTGAGTGAAAACTTGATGACTGAACCT CCTCAAGCATTTAATGAGGAGCCATACTTCTCGACTGCACAGCCAACCAAGCAACTTGGCAGCACTGCAGCAGTAGAACTG GTGCAAGAACAGGTACCAGTGCAGGAGCCGTGCACAAAGGAAACCACATGGGAGAGCACAATCAGGACAGAAGACACTGCCATGTGCGCATCTTCAGGACAACAG GCCGATCTTGGTGACGGTGTATACATACCACAGGACAAGCTAGACATGGCCATGCTGAGCAGCACAGATTCGATATTTGTGCGGGAAATTGCACGTTCGCTTTGGGCACCGGAGGAGCTTCAGGGGCGTAGTGTCACTGGGAAGCCCTGTCAACGGTACTTGAAACAAGGCATCAAAGCCAAACGTGCTTTGACACCCAGGAAGGTTGGAGCACTAAAAC
- the LOC135375340 gene encoding uncharacterized protein LOC135375340 isoform X3, with amino-acid sequence MYAHVKYLDNAEAILPVTMIKNFHPRDVNDVVSSPKEVFWTDGQVRGYYKGRITLLRETKAEMITALNRMRKAIPVIFDESLFDDPPTQASQELSTREKRANARTAHNKELRQILDGNSSKEETVPKHLLDEAREEAVQLKVELQVLRGELREERDMCKRLQETLLEKIDTVFKAQQQCSCTMTSSVSNTEVHPGTFTNLQSALRCVSENLMTEPPQAFNEEPYFSTAQPTKQLGSTAAVELLTNLSVQSSVPVQGPSAQSFFGPQVQEQVPVQEPCTKETTWESTIRTEDTAMCASSGQQPLVALLRDPGHLSPRSAY; translated from the exons ATGTATGCACATGTGAAGTATCTTGACAATGCGGAAGCGATTTTGCCCGTGACAATGATCAAAAACTTTCACCCACGAGACGTAAACGACGTCGTGTCATCCCCAAAAGAGGTATTTTGGACTGACGGTCAAGTGCGTGGATATTACAAGGGGCGGATCACTCTGCTTCGCG AAACAAAGGCCGAGATGATTACAGCATTAAACCGGATGAGAAAAGCAATTCCTGTCATCTTCGATGAGAGTTTATTTGATGATCCACCCACTCAG GCATCTCAGGAGCTCTCTACGCGAGAAAAGCGAGCAAATGCACGGACTGCCCACAACAAGGAACTCAGACAGATCCTTGACGGGAACAGCTCCAAAGAAGAGACTGTTCCTAAGCACCTTCTTGATGAAGCGCGAGAGGAAGCTGTGCAATTGAAAGTGGAACTGCAGGTCTTGAGAGGAGAACTTCGTGAAGAGAGAGATATGTGCAAACGTCTCCAAGAAACTCTCCTCGAGAAAATTG ACACAGTCTTCAAGGCACAACAGCAATGTTCGTGCACCATGACGTCATCAGTGTCAAACACCGAAGTGCACCCTGGGACGTTCACAAATCTGCAGAGTGCACTGCGATGCGTGAGTGAAAACTTGATGACTGAACCT CCTCAAGCATTTAATGAGGAGCCATACTTCTCGACTGCACAGCCAACCAAGCAACTTGGCAGCACTGCAGCAGTAGAACTG TTGACAAATTTAAGTGTCCAAAGCTCGGTTCCAGTACAGGGGCCTTCCGCGCAAAGCTTTTTTGGACCACAG GTGCAAGAACAGGTACCAGTGCAGGAGCCGTGCACAAAGGAAACCACATGGGAGAGCACAATCAGGACAGAAGACACTGCCATGTGCGCATCTTCAGGACAACAG CCACTGGTCGCTCTGCTAAGGGACCCTGGCCATTTGTCTCCCAGATCAGCCTACTGA